Proteins encoded together in one Triticum dicoccoides isolate Atlit2015 ecotype Zavitan chromosome 7B, WEW_v2.0, whole genome shotgun sequence window:
- the LOC119341989 gene encoding uncharacterized protein LOC119341989 gives MSSTVSTRPSSPKLGERDDVNGLESWDDPIPRRSQWTVQDLCDAFVAASKHQLSLIPQPPPREERARLRQERERSFLLNVALRKYATQNNVQHSELQLVEVKARNYVFECPRSYLHYNILVRCPDGTHTMFFAEVDPERAGEEDVHLCTPLQDTDNNGSCFSCKHRARGLMHPTGAGYLGGHMETNFLDFELPDSSDDEYI, from the exons ATGTCGTCGACGGTCTCGACGCGACCGTCTTCACCGAAACTCGGCGAGCGCGACGACGTCAACGGGCTGGAGAGCTGGGACGATCCTATTCCCAGACGGTCGCAGTGGACCGTCCAGGACCTCTGCGATGCGTTCGTCGCCGCCTCCAAGCACCAGCTCAGCCTAATCCCCCAGCCGCCGCCCCGCGAGGAGCGCGCCCGGCTGAGGCAGGAGCGCGAGCGCAGCTTCCTGCTCAACGTCGCGCTCCGCAAGTACGCCACACAAAACAACGTACAG CATAGCGAGTTACAACTCGTGGAAGTGAAAGCTAGGAACTATGTCTTTGAATGCCCAAGATCCTACTTGCACTACAACATTCTGGTGAGATGCccagatggcacgcacaccatgttCTTCGCCGAGGTGGACCCTGAACGCGCTGGAGAGGAGGATGTTCATCTCTGCACCCCTCTGCAAGACACCGACAACAATGGCTCCTGTTTCAGTTGCAAACACCGAGCCAGGGGCCTTATGCATCCCACCGGCGCTGGCTACTTGGGCGGGCACATGGAAACCAATTTCCTTGACTTTGAGCTTCCAGATAGCAGTGATGATGAATATATCTGA